In the genome of Trypanosoma brucei gambiense DAL972 chromosome 4, complete sequence, the window TAAATGCTCCAATTGGGTGGTCACGCCACGCTCCGTAGATGCGGCGGTAAACTTGGATGCGGCGTTTGGCCCCAACGGCATGTTTGGGCTCGGGAGCGCGAAGCTGGTTGATGGATCCACAGGACTATTTTCACTACTTGAACGAAATAGAAATCTCCTGACAATTCAGGAGCGGCAGCTGCCAATGGAAGATGGCGAAGAGAAGGGTTCGCCCTCGACTATGAGTCCCTTGAATGattgggaagaaaagagtgtAAAAACCGATGGCGGACGTTATCGCGAAAAGTCTCGAGTGCATTTTTCCGTCAATACGCAGTCAGGACCGGATGTGTCCAGTGAATATGGAGCAAAGTTGCTCATTGATGGTGCAGGATACGAAATATCATTTCTCAGAAGTCAACTTCACCAAGTCGAGGCGGCGTACAACGCAAAGTGTATTCGCCTTCATGAGCTACAGCAGGAAAGTAATCGGTTCGCGACTGAGCTAGAGAGtttggaagagagaaatCGTCAACAAAATGCAAAGATTAATGAACTGAGTCAGCAGGTTGATGGTCTAACACGCGAGGCGGAGCGGTGGAAACGCCGTGCTAATGAAATTAACATTAATGAAAAGGCTCACGGCGGGCGGGGTCCAACAGATCAAACACGCCGAATGCAGGCATCGCAGTACGTAGAGCTCAAGAGGGAGTATACGCACATGTCGCAGCTCTGGAGAGAAACGGAGAAGTCGTTGCAGGAGACAAGGCGTTCTTTGGAGAGTGCAGAGAAGGAAAATCGTGTCTCACACCGCTACCTGACGGAtgccttttccttcattgaGAGGCTGGAGCGTCGAATCAAGCGGCGCGACGACTTCATCGAGAAACTAAAGCTTCGACAAGACTCCATGGAAGAGCGGTACGAAAAGATTTTGTGGTGCTTGAATGAGTTGCAAACCCTTAGGGGCCAGCACTCCTACGTAGACTATCTTCTCTCCGAGAATAACGTGTGGtccatgtttcttttctcacgTCTTCAATGCCGCTTGGCGAGTGTGGGTCACGTTGACGAGGTGGCATACGATACAAGTATCCCCCTCTATTTCCGACGCACGGCAGCAGGAGGGAAGTTGGCCGATGCTTACAGCCCACAGCTTGTGTACAGATTGATAACAGAACACGTTCAGGGAAAGCGAAGGGGCCTACCGGTGGCCAATGATACTTTCCCCTTCGCAGTACCATGCTGGAGGGGGATGCATTCTATTAGCTACTTTTCTGCTACCGGCGGCAACCGGACTCCCAACACAAGCATTATGCTCTCTGGGGAGCTAACTCATGATCGACCGCGGCGCAGTCTACCGCTCCTGACGCTCGCAACTGTGCTGCTGCCACCGCAGAATGGCGCAGCACCCGGGGAAGTGATTGTCGATGAAGATATACCCAACAGTGGACAGTACGACCAACTCACTCTCCGCTACCTCATATATTGCTTCTGGGGAGAGCGTTTGACGCAGTACAAGCGGGAAACGGAGCGTCGGCGTGAAGAATACATAGCTGCAAGGGAAAAGGCGGCTGCACTTGATATTTCAGTTGACGTGGACATAGAGAGTGGGGCAAATGACATGGATGAAAGCATTAAATTTCCCACTTTCTTGGCTGCTCTTGTTGAATACGTGCGCCGCCTTTGCCCCTATAAGGCTccgaaaggggaagaggagagTGCGCCCAAGCTTGTGGGTCCCGTCTTTGTTCGTGGTGTGGTGCTCAACCTCGAGGGAGCGCCTGCCAACCCACGCATGTGCCTTCCCTTCATCtttcaaaaagaagaaaacgggTCGGAGACGCCAGTTCCACTTTCCCCTCAGGCCCGTGAGCTGCTCTTCGCACTTTACTACTACGCGGAGGAATACAAGGATGTGGACTCGGATTTCCGCCTCTTCCACCTGGTCGCACATCAGCAGTTACCTGAGTTGGTTGCCATCAACTTCTACGCCAGCATGGAGGCCATGCGCACCGAATGCGATAACGTTATTTGCGAGAGCCTCAGGGGGACCCGGAACGCACCCGAAGACAAAACGTGCGACGGCGCTGAACAGCAATGCCCGGACGAAGCTACAACGGAATTACTTTTCACTGATTCGCCAGCGGAGACACTGCGCAAGGTGGCAGTGATGGTCGACGAGGCCCCTCTAGCTGAGGAAGACACTTGCATGGAGGCTGATAGTGATGGAGAAGGGTATGGTGTTATACTTCCGGGAGCCGTAGGGGAAAATGAGGGGAACAAGGAGAAGCAAGAGGCCGGGCAGGAGCCGACCCCTTGCTACTTGACGAAGTTGAAACATGACATCCTGGCTTGTCTCAACAGGAATACCGAAAAGCCTGAGGCCAGTGCCACCAATACTTCTGTGCGGTCACCTAAGGCCGACGATACCACCGAAACATCAGACGCACTCTCCGTCCCGAAACAGTGGAAGCGCATCGACGAAAAGTTGCAGCACATGCTGGCTCCATTTTCGTCCCTTTTGCATGCATTTAAGAAATACAAGGAGCGAAGGTCTCTCGGCGGGCGGCGTTGCGACAGACATAAGGCGAGATGTCGTTTAGATATACTTCCCGGTTCCCGGTCACTGATTGCCATTGAGACGTTTATTGCAATACTGCATAAGCATTGCTTTGCCACATACGCCCTCTCCTGTTCCGGAAGTGTCCGCTCCTCGCTTCTTGACGCTGCAATGAAGGGTGGCCATGGTGGGAATGACGCAAATGATGTGGGCCCCTTCACACGTGTTGGCCAATTGCCGCCCATGAACAAGCACATCCGCCGCCTGCGGTTTGCCATTGCAATGGATCAGCCCTCCTCTCTTTTGCGATACACCGACCTCTTCACTGTGGATTCGCGGTTTGGTACGCCATCTCACTTCCATAACGAATACCTTAGATTAACCATCGATACGTACCTTGAGCAACAAGAGGCATACATGAATGTCATCCTTGGTTCATGTGTGGTTCGTGATGGACGCACCATTCCCACTCCAGTGGTGGATTCGGATGGCATCTTGCCATTCCCGGCGCTTCGGGCGGGTTTTGAAGCCGTTCTTCGGAAGTTGTCTTTCGCTCCCAAAGAAAGCAACATAGTGGCCAAACATTTCCTTAACTACTGTGACTTGCTGCGACATGAGGATGATATCCGGCAGGAACAATACGTTGATGCACCGCTAGTAATATGCGCAGAGGTGGTATCTAAAAAAGATTTTGCGAGAGAATCTGCATTACTGAGAGAGCACAGTTGGTCTGTGGAGGATGAGGCAGCCTCCTGTTCACTTTTGCATCTCTCGCTTGCCGCACGAATGATGTATATTGTTTGGGGATTGAATTCCTCTTCGAAAGGGCGGTTAGCGATCTCAATGCTTCCAGGAGCTGCCCGTAGTTTTGTGAACGCAGGCTGTACGATTGGCGGGCACTTGGTGCCTTCAGAGAGCTCCGACTCCGCAGAAGGGTTATGCCCACTTCGAGAGGACCTTGAGCCCCTCTTTAGGTTTGAAGTGGAGGAAGAGTGCCGTGATGCGCTAAACCGCGCTAAAGTTGGGTACGGGCGACGCAATGAATTGCGGCAGCTGCTGATGGAAACAGAAGATGTACCGACAGCGAAGGCAACGGAGTCATCAGCGGCAATCACCGACGTGCGAGAGGTCGAGGGAATGGATCCGTGGGAGTTGCTGGTAGATATTGGTTGCTTTTGTCCCCTTTTTGGTGCTAGATTGCGTCCGGGAACACATTCATTGTACGGGGAAGCCACGTCCGTGTGTTCTAGGAAGACTAGAACTTCCAAGCGCGTTTCTCCAAGGCCATCGTCATGTGACACCGATGCCCCAGCGGGAGCCATTCATTTGTCAGGTGGCGCCTCGCTTTTACGGTTTTTCGGTGCCCGGCGGGCTGCGAAAACGAAAGGCGATAAGCGGAAGTCAAAGAATCGCAGGAACTCTCAAGAATTACCGGGAGCAGTGTTCGCGCAAGTACTGCGTTCTGAAGTTGCGCCTGTTCACTACCAAAGTATATTAGAAAACCTTGCTGCTGTGAGCTCTGAGGCAAACGCCTCCGTTAAGTGTGTTGTTGACCTTGCGAATGCCACAAGTCTCCTTCGTAATCCCCATGTTTCGTCGCCCCACTCCGCATCGTTACAGCAGCAGACGGAGGTAAGCAATTCTACGATCCCCGAATCGCCGGCCTCACGGCGCTCAAGGGCGGCAAAGGGCCGAGATGGTCACGCATCATTTTTGGATGGCAGCGAGCAGCGGGCCTACAGCCCACTCGCCATGTCATCTTCAGACAAAAGCGAGCTGGAAGGCGGGGATCTGGCACCCTCGTCGTTGGCGAGACAACTCCACGTTGCCTCCGCAGTACTCAGTTTATTGTAAGAGAAAGCTCTTacgagaaagagaggaaaggatgGGAGGAGagcgggaaaagaaaaaaagggggaaaatgcagaacaaacaaatacgACAAGCGGTTGGGATGAGGAAGCGAGGAGGTTGTAGAGGAAACTACGAGTTGACGTAAAGAAGGAAGACTGAGCACTTTGGGAGGGGAAGGATAGAACTCTAACTCATTATTGGGTGCTCCCACCGGTGATAGTGGACGGTGACGGCATGTAAATGTGTTTTACACATGTCTctcttgtgtgtttttgtgctaGTTTTGAATTGTATGATGTCATCCCAAGGAGCGAAACTCGTCACCTTCGACCCCTAACCCACACACGCGCGCACGTACTTCTCTTCCTCAATGTTTTTTATAGACATCTGATGCGCCGCATGGTTTCAGAAggcgttttttgttgttgttgttttttccgaATAGCTCTCAGTCACTTGATGTAAATTTGTATACTCTTCACCTTTGGTATTACGGTCATTTACAGTTGTTTGCGGTCGGTTACACACCACGGCAGGTGGGCagatttccccccttccccgaCCCTCGGCTTTATTCTTTGATCATTTTGAATACTTATTGTGTTTGGCAATACTGCGGACTTCAAGGCCACATCGGTCCCCGTGGGTGTCAAGTCCCACATGTGTCTACACCTGACCAGAGCGATATGGCCAGCAACTTTCAACCGTATTgaccttctctttttttttctcagttTTGCATCTTACGGGTTTAAAGGCGTTGTACAGTTTTCGGGTCGATCGGCTGTTGACATGTCGCCAGCCCACGGAGGCAAAGGGGGGGAATGACCGCGTTGAGATGAatctttttctcactttttttttcttttttgaatgGTGCCTTTGGAAGTTGAAACGAGCATCGCAGGTCAGCGGATTGAGGCAAATGTTAGATCAGTACAACATTTTCCCGGAGCACATGCTGCTGTCCATTCTTGGGCCTTATTCCTGTCACtttgaaaattaaaaaaaaaggtgataaaggaaagaaggcagtcggacaaagggggaaattttGTGTTTACACCTGATCggaccacttttttttctttttcttttgatccATCAGTTTAGCTGACTGGATAGCTGATTGGCCCTGGGATTTTTGGTCCTGGGAAGACGTTGCATGAAATTAGGCCACCCATCACTGTCACTTTTCGGGAGGCGCCCGTCAAGCTGCTGCGTCTTGTCACTGCACTTCCCATATTAtgttgcatttgtttttacCTTCTGAAATTGTTCTCCATTACATGCACACGACAACAATAGTATCGTGGGGTTCGCGTCAGTGCGATGCGCGGCGTGGTGTACTACGGCGAGCAGTTTGTAGAGGTTCCCGATGCAACCGTCACGCTGAGGGATATATGCACATCATTCGGCCTGACGGGAGAGTTTGTGGGTTTTTCATTGAAAAACCGGGCTAGCGGTCTCGTTGTGGCCACGCTTCCTTTTGAGGTTCTCCCCGAAGTGTCAAGTGCCAGTGGCGACGTCGATGAGATGACGTACGATCTTATCACACCTGCTGACGGCGATGCCGCAACGGAGGAGAGAGATCCAACAACTGACGATATGACGGACATCTTAAAACAACTCGTGCAGCTTGGCGCCACCCCTTTACTTAGCGCAGAGACCGACGCATTGATAGATCCGTACGAACCGCGAGCGGCACCAGGGCTTTTGCTTCGCACCATTTACCCACCGTCTGCTTATTGTCCATACCGCTACCGTGGCGACCCCGTCAAAGCGGTTGGGCGTTTTGGTGCAACATCCTCCGCTGCGACACATTCAGCGAGTCCGCCATATATGAGCGCTGTGGAAGTGTACACTGTGGAAAAGGCAACAGGGGCAGCGCTACGAGGTCGTCCAGACCTGACGCCAAAAACCGAGGAGGAAGCAAATGATATTATGCGGGGGTTGCTTACAGCGGCAACGCAAGCGAAGGCGATGATTGCGCTAACAAGCGCAGAGGAGCGTCGCCACGCGGAGGTGGATGTCAAGCCGAACATTTATCCCACGGCCACTTAGTTTGCGGAGGTGAAACGGACGCGTATGCGCGCGcaagggacaaaaaaaaaagagttcgTGGTGGGGTTTGTTTCTACTGGTTTCTCAGATAACGACGCAGGATGGTTTGAAGTACCCCTGTCATTTCGTTTTGGTACTTTGTTACGCGATTGTCGTACAGTCAGCGTGTGGCTGACGTTTACCTGAGATATCTTCTATTTACAGCGAATAAGAAGAATGTAACGGAGCACAATAAGACACACACCTGACCGACTTGGCAAAATTCTGGTATTTGCTAAAGCACTGTTGAGTGGTTGACAGAACTTGGTGTCAATTAATGCATCCTCGTTGCATAAAAAATTGGGGCATGGGAGGCTGACGCTCCCGCGCGGGACACTGTGTGGATGTGACGCGGTGAagtgttttttcttcgttctgTGATTATTGCATGCAGAAGGGTGGCGGAAGCTCCTGCGCTGAGTGGGTGTTGGTCACACCAGAAGACGAGGCCTCGTCAACTTCCTCACTTCGTCTCTTGCTGGTGGGAGAGGGAAGAGTTGCATCACgttgaagaaagaagaaaaaatgttaAGTGCATGGTGCTTTTACTTTTGATCTTGTCCTGTCTAAttcacaaacacaagcacatgAGCTCCCCCATTACACTATGTTCTCTTTCGCCCTGTATTCGTTTccgtttttattgttgtgtgCGCACAGTTTTGTGAGGTGGTAGCAGCAACGAAATGAAAGGTGTAGGTACGTGGGAGTCTGCCATGGAGGTAGcggaagagcagcagcagcagcaaaaaaaacgtggTGGCGGCTTTCAGTCGTTCGGTCTTGAAAAACCTCTTCTCGATGGCATTTTGAGACTTGGCTACAACGTGCCAACACCCATTCAGCGCAGAGCCATACCGCCAATGATGCAGGGAAACGACATTGTTGCCATGGCCCGAACGGGATCGGGAAAAACGGCGGCCTTCCTCATTCCTATGCTTCATTTACTGAAGGCACACAGCAAAATTGTTGGAGTTCGCGGGCTCATCCTGTCTCCCACACGTGAGTTAAGCATGCAAATCCTCCGCTTCGGTATTCAGATTAGCAAGTTCTTGGATCTCCGATTCGTAGCACTTGTTGGGGGTAACTCCTTGGAACAACAGTTTGAGATGTTGGCATCCAACCCAGATATCGTAGTGGCAACACCCGGACGTATATTACACATTATGGAGGAAGCTTCACTGCAACTTTCCATGGTGAAATCCATAGTGTTAGACGAGGCTGATCGCTTGTTTGAGCTTGGTCTGCAACCACAAATTGTTGCCATTATGCAGAAGATTCCGGAGTCTTGCCAGCGGTCACTTTTCTCTGCAACAATGCCTAGTGTTCTCGCAGAGTTTACCAATGCCGGTCTCCACAACCCTGTGGTCCTCCGCCTAGATGCGGAAATGAAACTGAGTGATAAACTCAAACAGAGTGCCTTTTTTGTGCGAAATGACGAAAAAATTGCGGCACTCATTGTGCTGTTGAAGAAAGTGATTGGCATTGAAGCCAGTGACAAAAAGAGCGAAAGTGCGGAGAAGCAGGCCCTTGTATTCGTGGAGTCTAAATTCCATGTAGACTACCTGGAGGCAATCATGGAGGCTTACCATATCTCTTGCAGCGCCGTACACGGACAGATGGATCAGGAGGGGCGCCGCAATGCCGTTCGTGCCTTTGCCAAGCGGGAGACGAGTGTTATGATCGTGACAGATGTCGCCGCCCGCGGTTTAGACCTCCCTCTGCTGGACAACGTAGTTAACTTCTCTTTCGCACCAACACCCAAGTTGTTTGTGCATCGAGTTGGTCGCGTAGCGCGCGCCGGTCGCTCCGGGGCGGCGTACTCTATCCTAACCTTTGAGGACTTCCCCCACTACGTAGACCTCATGGCATTTCTTAACCGACCATTGCAATGCCGGAAAGAACCTGGGGACCTTCTCTTTACTGCTGATGACGGCTGCTACGGTCGTATGCCGGAGGACGCGCTGCAGCTTGAGCTGGATTTCATTCGACGGCTCGTGCAGAACGATGTGGAACTTAAGGGCATGACAAAGGTAGTAGAAAACGCTCATAAGAAGTTTGCCcgcacaaagaagaaggctACACACGATGGCATTCAAACGGCGCGGCAGAGTGAATATCAGTTTGATAGTACGCCACTTCATCCAATATTTGTGGAACggttggaaaaaaaggaaatcgCCGCTGACGAGGCGCGTGTTGGGCTGAAACGTTTCAAGGCGAAGGAGTCTCTGTTGGAGATCGTCCATGGAGAGAAAATGATGGAAATCAAGAAACCAGTTACCGTTCAATCTCTCTGGAGGGAGCAACGACAGAGGGGTGAGGATAAAGAGGGGAGTGAAAAAGTTGACACTGGAAGCGATAAAAAGCAGGGAAAGCACGAATCTGAAAACTGTGTTTCAATGGTGGCTCGCAAGAATGGGGCGGTGAAGGGCAGCTCGACTATGGGAAGAAAGCTTTCACTCGCCGAATCGCTTCTCTTGAAAGCACAGGAGCGGAAGAAGCGTGAAAGAGAGGCAGTCAACGGTGAGGAGAACGATGATGTCGATGGCATCACGGTTTTTCCAGCGCGTGCCGCGTACCATAGCAACTCGAGAGCTGGTGCAATCGGCGGTATGGAGTGCAACAGTGACAAGTACCGCGACCGCGAGTTCTTTATGGAAGACGTCAAGCGCAACACCATTGAAGATGTCCACTACTCGGTAAAGGATGCAACGTTTGACATTGGAGCTGACACAGCACAGGAGGCACAACAGCGACGGCAAGTTTACGCTTGgagcaagaagaagaaccGATACGTTCGCATGAATGTCAACGATGCCAAAGCGCTTCTTCGCGGAGTGAAGAATGAGGCTGGTAAGGCGGTAAACTTCAAGACAAAGCTGAAGACGTACTCTAAGTGGACCAAAAAGAGCAACCTTCGCATTCAGGACGCtggtgaggaggaagatCTCGGGCCACTGCGCCAAGCACGCGATGCGCAGCGGCAAAATGAACGGGGAGTAGGAGATGAGGATGATGGATTCGATGAGACGGAGGAAGTGGACATCAGTAACCCTAatcaaggaaagaaactgcGGATTGGACGGAAGCTGCGCCGGCTTCCAAAGGATGGTCATGTGCGTACTTTCGAGGAAATGGCTCTCATGAAGAGAAAGGCGGCAAAGGAGAAGGCACGGTTGGAGCGCAAAAAGCAGAAAGGTAAACGAAAAAGGTGAGGCTGATATTCGTGGACGGCTGCACTTTACTTCTTCTCTTTGCGTGGGTGAGTGGGAAGGATGCGGTTCACTGTTTCTCACAGCAACACGGAAAGCGTTTTGCGCAGAAATATCATGCAACATGCCTAGTCATTATTTTTCAATACGTGTAAAAGGGGGAATAATGCCCCTAtaaatcttttttcttttttttattgtttactctctccctccccctgTGCAGGAGGCTGATGCCTCATCCAACTTTTCACTTTGTACGTGAGGGTCCCCCTCATCTCTGATACGTGAATAACGCACTGTTACACTTGGGAGAGGAAGTTGAGTGTAGTAATAATCCTGTTTGTATagcaacagtaacaaaaaagaaagtgggtGCTCGTTGTTTCGGATCCCTTCAACCGTACGGCTGCAAGGGAATGTTGTTAGCTGAGAATAATTGAAATTGTATCGACTATTGCCTGAATGAATTACAGTTTACACACTCTCTTTCtatctctattttttttttttggtactaTTATTTGCCTTGTTTGTCAACAATTTTCTGCTTTCTGTTGTTGGATTTTGTTCACCACGAAATCTTTCGTACCACAATACCTGtcctgaaacaaaaaaaaaagctgtaCATATCACCAAGTTAAGTTACTCATGTACGGCGTCACCCATCCGCGGCAAGGGAACGGCGgccaaaaacgaaaacagaagagGCCGATGGATCAAGCTGCAGCGACTGGGCCGCCTGTTCTTTTACCTTCCATTCAAACGGACGCACGTAGCGTTGTGGAGGCAAGGAACTTCGATGTAATGTGCGGGGCAGAAATAACAACGGCCACTGAACAGAAGTATAGGAACACCG includes:
- a CDS encoding ATP-dependent DEAD/H RNA helicase, putative, with translation MKGVGTWESAMEVAEEQQQQQKKRGGGFQSFGLEKPLLDGILRLGYNVPTPIQRRAIPPMMQGNDIVAMARTGSGKTAAFLIPMLHLLKAHSKIVGVRGLILSPTRELSMQILRFGIQISKFLDLRFVALVGGNSLEQQFEMLASNPDIVVATPGRILHIMEEASLQLSMVKSIVLDEADRLFELGLQPQIVAIMQKIPESCQRSLFSATMPSVLAEFTNAGLHNPVVLRLDAEMKLSDKLKQSAFFVRNDEKIAALIVLLKKVIGIEASDKKSESAEKQALVFVESKFHVDYLEAIMEAYHISCSAVHGQMDQEGRRNAVRAFAKRETSVMIVTDVAARGLDLPLLDNVVNFSFAPTPKLFVHRVGRVARAGRSGAAYSILTFEDFPHYVDLMAFLNRPLQCRKEPGDLLFTADDGCYGRMPEDALQLELDFIRRLVQNDVELKGMTKVVENAHKKFARTKKKATHDGIQTARQSEYQFDSTPLHPIFVERLEKKEIAADEARVGLKRFKAKESLLEIVHGEKMMEIKKPVTVQSLWREQRQRGEDKEGSEKVDTGSDKKQGKHESENCVSMVARKNGAVKGSSTMGRKLSLAESLLLKAQERKKREREAVNGEENDDVDGITVFPARAAYHSNSRAGAIGGMECNSDKYRDREFFMEDVKRNTIEDVHYSVKDATFDIGADTAQEAQQRRQVYAWSKKKNRYVRMNVNDAKALLRGVKNEAGKAVNFKTKLKTYSKWTKKSNLRIQDAGEEEDLGPLRQARDAQRQNERGVGDEDDGFDETEEVDISNPNQGKKLRIGRKLRRLPKDGHVRTFEEMALMKRKAAKEKARLERKKQKGKRKR